From a single Candidatus Sulfotelmatobacter sp. genomic region:
- a CDS encoding bifunctional 5,10-methylenetetrahydrofolate dehydrogenase/5,10-methenyltetrahydrofolate cyclohydrolase — MPATILDGTKIAQEIRSEVAAEIKTMSAAGPRPGLAVVLVGHNPASEIYVRGKVKACEEVGLYSEKLMPSESATTAELLAVIEELNRRDDIDGILVQLPLPTQVDAKRVLMAVDPAKDVDGFHPVNVGFLSTQRPGLVPCTPAGVMEILTRSNIPIAGREAVVVGRSDIVGKPAAMLLLNANATVTVCHSKTHDLPGVCRRADILVAAIGRAGMITRDFVKPGATVIDVGMNTLTDVAEFQRFFAGNLKREENFLKKGSTLMGDVHPEVAEVAGALTPVPGGVGPLTIAMLMFNTVKAAKMRRTSGQWAVVSG; from the coding sequence ATGCCAGCCACCATTCTCGACGGAACGAAAATCGCGCAAGAGATTCGCAGCGAAGTTGCCGCGGAGATCAAGACAATGTCTGCCGCGGGGCCGCGTCCCGGGTTGGCGGTCGTGCTCGTAGGACACAATCCGGCGTCGGAGATTTACGTGCGGGGCAAGGTGAAGGCGTGTGAAGAAGTTGGGCTGTACAGCGAGAAGTTGATGCCGTCCGAATCCGCGACCACTGCGGAGTTGCTGGCGGTGATCGAAGAACTTAACCGCCGCGACGATATTGACGGAATTCTGGTTCAGTTGCCTCTGCCGACCCAGGTCGATGCGAAAAGAGTGCTGATGGCCGTCGATCCGGCCAAAGACGTCGATGGATTCCATCCGGTGAACGTCGGCTTTCTTTCCACGCAGCGTCCTGGACTGGTGCCCTGCACTCCCGCCGGTGTCATGGAGATTCTGACGCGCAGCAACATTCCGATCGCGGGGCGTGAGGCGGTGGTGGTTGGACGCAGCGACATCGTGGGCAAGCCCGCGGCCATGCTGCTGCTGAATGCGAATGCCACGGTGACGGTGTGCCACTCGAAGACGCACGATCTGCCGGGAGTCTGCCGGCGCGCCGACATTCTTGTCGCGGCGATTGGACGCGCGGGGATGATTACGCGCGACTTCGTCAAGCCGGGCGCGACTGTGATCGATGTGGGCATGAATACTCTCACTGATGTGGCGGAGTTCCAGCGCTTTTTCGCCGGCAACCTCAAGCGGGAAGAAAATTTTCTCAAGAAGGGTTCGACCTTAATGGGTGACGTGCATCCTGAAGTCGCTGAAGTTGCCGGCGCGCTGACGCCGGTTCCTGGCGGCGTGGGGCCGCTCACGATCGCGATGCTGATGTTCAACACGGTCAAGGCGGCGAAAATGCGGAGAACCAGTGGGCAGTGGGCAGTGGTTAGTGGCTAG
- a CDS encoding sugar phosphate isomerase/epimerase family protein, giving the protein MVRAVSTYLFVKERLHPGILDGLARSGVQAVEIFAARQHLDYANRKAHVKEIADWFRGSGIPLNSVHSPLYADYEWGRAGAPPVNIAAIDRAARIDAMDEIKRALEIAEQIPFRFLVQHLGAPNESFSDKKFEAAMTSIEHLRAFAKPLGVRILLENIPNELSTPDRLVELIRSAHFDDVGVCFDFGHAHMENSVRQGFEILRSHICSTHVHDNDRNRDSHLWPGQGTIDWKEAMELLRSAPLTPPLLLELEEDEKVNPLEKLEETFEKLEKIA; this is encoded by the coding sequence ATGGTGAGAGCAGTTTCAACCTATCTTTTCGTGAAGGAGCGTCTGCATCCCGGCATTCTGGATGGGCTCGCGCGCAGCGGTGTGCAGGCGGTCGAGATTTTTGCGGCGCGTCAGCACCTCGACTACGCCAATCGCAAGGCGCACGTTAAAGAAATCGCGGACTGGTTTCGCGGCAGCGGCATTCCGCTCAATTCCGTCCACTCACCCCTGTACGCCGACTATGAGTGGGGACGAGCCGGGGCTCCGCCGGTGAATATCGCGGCGATCGACCGGGCCGCCCGCATCGACGCCATGGACGAGATCAAACGGGCTCTCGAAATCGCCGAACAGATTCCCTTCCGCTTCCTGGTGCAGCACCTGGGCGCTCCGAATGAAAGTTTCAGCGATAAGAAATTCGAAGCTGCGATGACCTCCATCGAACACCTGCGGGCGTTTGCGAAGCCGCTGGGCGTCCGCATTCTGCTGGAGAATATTCCTAACGAACTTTCCACGCCCGATCGCCTGGTGGAATTGATCCGCAGCGCGCACTTCGACGATGTCGGCGTATGCTTCGACTTCGGTCATGCTCATATGGAGAACTCGGTGCGGCAGGGATTCGAGATTCTGCGAAGTCACATCTGCTCCACGCACGTGCACGACAACGACAGGAATAGAGACTCGCATCTGTGGCCGGGGCAGGGAACCATTGACTGGAAAGAAGCCATGGAGCTCCTGCGTTCCGCGCCTCTAACTCCGCCCCTGCTGCTAGAGCTCGAAGAAGATGAGAAAGTGAATCCGCTGGAGAAACTGGAAGAAACGTTTGAGAAACTCGAGAAGATTGCGTAA
- a CDS encoding D-alanine--D-alanine ligase family protein: MEKIRVGILFGGRSGEHEVSLLSAASVLNAIDKEKYEVVPIGITKDGRWLTAEHAENLLSGKLVLEPRHLRAGDPDITSPAAVLARGEAVVVPPEPVHRGLVPFQTDAGLMRRASDRAINVDVIFPVLHGTFGEDGTIQGLLELADIPYVGAGVLGSAAGMDKDIMKSLFIAAGLPVVKHVTTLRGAWRNDPKRVQRLVDSKLVYPVFVKPANLGSSVGISKAHNRKELGPAIEEAAKFDRKIVIEQGVGGKKDKAREIECSVLGNDDPVASVPGEIVPGKEFYDYAAKYVDEGSQLIIPAKLNKGETNNVQELAVAAFQAVDCSGLARVDFLMDPKTRKIFLNEINTMPGFTAISMYPKLWAASGLDYADLIDRLIQLGIERHEDKKKNQYSR; this comes from the coding sequence ATGGAAAAAATTCGAGTGGGCATCTTATTCGGCGGACGCAGTGGTGAGCATGAGGTTTCGCTGCTCTCGGCCGCGTCGGTTCTCAACGCGATCGATAAAGAGAAGTATGAAGTCGTCCCTATTGGCATCACCAAAGACGGTCGCTGGCTGACGGCCGAGCATGCCGAAAATCTGCTGAGTGGCAAACTCGTCCTCGAGCCGCGCCACCTGCGCGCCGGCGATCCTGACATTACTTCGCCTGCGGCAGTGCTGGCGCGCGGTGAAGCAGTGGTAGTCCCGCCCGAGCCGGTGCATCGCGGATTGGTACCTTTTCAAACCGACGCCGGACTGATGCGCCGCGCCAGCGACCGCGCCATCAATGTCGACGTCATCTTCCCCGTGCTGCACGGCACTTTCGGCGAGGACGGCACTATCCAGGGTCTACTCGAACTCGCCGACATTCCCTACGTGGGCGCGGGCGTGCTCGGTTCAGCTGCTGGCATGGACAAAGACATTATGAAGTCGCTGTTCATCGCCGCCGGACTTCCCGTCGTGAAACACGTCACAACCCTGCGCGGCGCCTGGCGAAACGATCCGAAGAGAGTGCAGAGGTTGGTCGATAGCAAGCTGGTCTATCCCGTATTTGTAAAGCCGGCGAATCTGGGATCGTCAGTCGGCATCAGCAAGGCGCACAATCGGAAGGAACTCGGCCCCGCCATCGAAGAAGCCGCGAAGTTCGACCGCAAAATTGTGATCGAGCAGGGCGTGGGCGGCAAGAAAGACAAAGCCCGCGAGATCGAATGCTCAGTGCTGGGCAACGATGATCCCGTCGCGTCGGTGCCCGGCGAAATCGTTCCCGGCAAAGAGTTCTATGACTACGCCGCGAAATACGTCGACGAAGGTTCGCAGCTGATTATTCCCGCCAAGCTCAACAAGGGGGAGACGAACAACGTTCAGGAGCTGGCCGTGGCCGCATTTCAAGCGGTGGATTGCTCGGGATTGGCTCGCGTCGATTTTCTGATGGACCCAAAGACGAGGAAGATTTTCCTGAACGAGATCAACACTATGCCGGGGTTCACCGCGATCAGCATGTATCCCAAGCTGTGGGCGGCTTCCGGCCTGGACTATGCCGATCTGATCGACCGCCTGATTCAACTTGGCATCGAGCGGCACGAGGATAAGAAGAAGAATCAATACAGCCGATGA
- a CDS encoding trypsin-like peptidase domain-containing protein has translation MKLIRPLILALAIAGGFFYFTTWRSNSKAGGLHPSSWLSHPDQVEITEAAPGESLDGEEQNNISVYKKNIPSVVNVTSRAMAFDFFYGMVPQEGQGSGFVIDKEGHILTNYHVIADARQVEVTLHNRKKYKATVVGTDPPHDLAVIQIKAPELVPAVLGDSRNLQVGQKVYAIGNPFGLAGTMTRGIVSSIRPVREPNGAWIDEAIQTDAAINPGNSGGPMMNWHGEVIGINTMILSNANQSAGIGFAIPINTAKAVLNDLMTLGRVRRPALGVRTIAISPELADEMGLPVDYGLLIIQVTPGGSADLAGLRAGTERAYLGNTPIMLGGDLIVAIDDQKVQDEDDLAQMMNNRRAGDTVKMTIYRNKKKIDVNVSLGEARQQV, from the coding sequence ATGAAACTCATACGGCCTCTCATCCTCGCGCTGGCCATTGCCGGCGGATTCTTCTACTTCACGACCTGGCGTTCCAACTCAAAGGCGGGCGGATTGCATCCCTCCAGTTGGCTGAGCCATCCCGACCAGGTGGAGATCACTGAGGCCGCACCAGGGGAATCGCTCGATGGCGAAGAGCAGAACAATATTTCCGTTTACAAGAAGAATATTCCGTCGGTGGTGAACGTCACCTCGCGGGCTATGGCGTTCGACTTTTTCTATGGCATGGTGCCGCAGGAAGGGCAGGGCTCGGGATTCGTGATCGACAAAGAAGGCCATATTCTGACGAACTATCATGTGATTGCCGACGCGCGCCAGGTGGAGGTCACGCTGCACAACCGCAAGAAATATAAGGCGACAGTGGTGGGCACCGATCCGCCGCACGACCTGGCGGTGATCCAGATCAAGGCGCCCGAACTGGTTCCGGCGGTGCTGGGCGATTCACGCAATTTGCAGGTTGGACAGAAAGTTTACGCGATCGGCAATCCGTTTGGGTTGGCGGGGACGATGACCCGCGGAATCGTGAGTTCGATTCGTCCGGTGCGCGAGCCGAACGGCGCATGGATTGACGAAGCCATTCAAACCGATGCGGCCATCAATCCGGGAAATTCCGGCGGGCCGATGATGAACTGGCACGGCGAAGTGATTGGCATCAACACCATGATTCTGTCGAATGCGAATCAGAGTGCCGGCATTGGATTCGCCATTCCCATCAATACCGCGAAGGCGGTATTAAACGATCTCATGACACTGGGTCGCGTGCGGCGTCCGGCACTGGGCGTGCGGACGATTGCCATCAGCCCGGAACTGGCCGACGAAATGGGGTTGCCGGTCGATTACGGACTGCTGATCATCCAGGTTACTCCGGGCGGATCGGCGGATCTGGCGGGTCTGCGTGCCGGTACCGAGCGCGCTTACCTGGGGAACACTCCGATCATGCTGGGCGGCGATTTGATCGTAGCCATCGACGACCAAAAAGTGCAGGACGAAGACGATCTGGCCCAGATGATGAACAACCGCCGCGCTGGCGATACGGTGAAGATGACCATCTATCGCAACAAGAAAAAGATAGATGTGAATGTGTCACTGGGCGAGGCGCGGCAGCAGGTGTGA
- the rocF gene encoding arginase — MTTSASTNSSARKIRVIGVPLDLGQSRRGVDMGPSAVRVAGLEARLEALGHEVEDGGNVPVAIPEQKKEGDTHAKYLKEITATCTKHAELVMKTLEAGKVPLALGGDHSMAAGTVSGVAEFYRRQNQHVGLIWIDAHTDINTPDSSPSGNVHGMPLAALMGLWPSELGNIFDFSPKVKPENCVLVGVRDIDAVEKENVRRAGIGVFTMRDIDERGMRTVMEEALRMAGRGTAGYHISLDMDWVDPEDAPGVGTPVRGGATYREAHLAMEIIADHGRMLSFEIVEVNPVIDEHNKTADLAVELALSAFGKKIL, encoded by the coding sequence ATGACGACATCTGCCAGCACCAACAGCTCTGCCAGAAAAATTCGCGTCATCGGCGTTCCCCTCGATCTTGGCCAGTCTCGGCGCGGCGTCGATATGGGACCGTCGGCTGTTCGAGTCGCCGGACTGGAAGCACGCCTCGAAGCGCTCGGCCATGAAGTCGAAGATGGCGGCAACGTGCCTGTGGCGATTCCGGAACAGAAAAAAGAGGGCGACACCCACGCCAAGTATTTGAAAGAAATCACCGCGACCTGCACTAAACATGCGGAACTCGTGATGAAGACGCTCGAAGCCGGCAAAGTTCCACTCGCGCTCGGCGGAGATCATTCCATGGCTGCCGGCACGGTCTCCGGTGTCGCGGAATTTTATCGCCGGCAGAATCAGCACGTGGGTCTGATCTGGATCGACGCCCACACCGATATCAATACGCCCGACTCTTCTCCCAGCGGCAACGTCCATGGCATGCCCCTCGCTGCACTGATGGGCCTGTGGCCTTCGGAACTCGGAAACATTTTCGATTTTTCCCCGAAAGTGAAACCGGAAAATTGCGTGCTGGTCGGCGTGCGTGACATCGACGCCGTAGAAAAAGAAAACGTCCGCCGCGCCGGGATCGGCGTTTTTACTATGCGCGACATTGACGAACGCGGCATGCGCACGGTGATGGAAGAGGCTCTGCGCATGGCCGGTCGCGGCACCGCCGGCTACCACATTTCGCTGGACATGGACTGGGTCGATCCCGAGGACGCGCCGGGGGTGGGTACTCCCGTCCGCGGCGGCGCGACCTACCGCGAGGCGCACCTTGCTATGGAAATCATCGCCGACCACGGCCGCATGTTGAGCTTCGAGATCGTCGAAGTAAATCCCGTGATCGATGAGCACAACAAGACTGCCGACCTGGCAGTGGAGTTGGCGCTGTCGGCGTTTGGGAAAAAGATTCTGTAG
- the coaE gene encoding dephospho-CoA kinase (Dephospho-CoA kinase (CoaE) performs the final step in coenzyme A biosynthesis.), translating into MLKVGLTGGIAAGKSVVGEMFVALGAHLVQADRIAHALMRPGEAVYNEVVRHFGGEILNPDLSVNRAKLAEVAFGSAGDAEGKRASRIEELNRIVHPAVLRSQDEWMDEIGRQDPQGVAMVEAALILEAGAGDRFDRLIVVTCGAEQRVPRFAARQKIDLEEGRKEVVRRMAAQLPDEEKIKAADYVINNSGSLDRTREQVVQVWKRLRAEAVGLSS; encoded by the coding sequence ATGCTGAAAGTTGGCCTTACCGGAGGCATCGCCGCCGGCAAGTCGGTGGTGGGAGAGATGTTCGTTGCGCTGGGCGCGCATCTGGTGCAGGCGGACCGGATTGCGCACGCGCTTATGCGGCCGGGGGAAGCGGTCTACAACGAAGTGGTGCGCCATTTCGGCGGCGAGATTCTGAATCCTGACTTGAGCGTGAATCGCGCCAAGCTGGCTGAAGTTGCTTTCGGTTCCGCCGGCGATGCTGAAGGCAAGCGCGCGTCGCGCATCGAAGAACTCAACCGCATCGTGCACCCTGCGGTGCTCCGCAGTCAGGATGAGTGGATGGATGAGATAGGCCGGCAGGATCCGCAGGGAGTCGCGATGGTTGAAGCAGCCTTGATTCTGGAAGCGGGCGCCGGCGACCGTTTCGACCGCCTGATCGTTGTGACTTGCGGCGCCGAGCAGCGCGTCCCCCGCTTCGCCGCCCGCCAGAAAATCGACCTGGAGGAGGGGAGGAAGGAAGTTGTTCGGCGCATGGCCGCGCAACTGCCGGATGAAGAAAAGATCAAAGCCGCCGACTACGTGATCAACAACTCAGGCTCGCTGGATAGGACCCGCGAGCAAGTGGTCCAAGTCTGGAAGCGGCTGCGGGCGGAGGCGGTGGGTCTTAGCTCTTAG
- a CDS encoding Trm112 family protein translates to MSYNAHVMIAKDLLEILVCPACKQALEYREKPESLKCTQCRRVYPIKDDIPIMLVDEATVEP, encoded by the coding sequence ATGTCGTACAATGCTCACGTCATGATTGCCAAAGATCTGCTGGAAATCCTGGTTTGTCCGGCCTGCAAGCAGGCGCTTGAGTATCGCGAGAAACCCGAAAGCTTGAAATGCACTCAGTGCCGCCGGGTCTACCCGATCAAAGATGACATCCCCATCATGCTGGTTGATGAGGCTACCGTCGAACCTTAA
- the ggt gene encoding gamma-glutamyltransferase translates to MRSWHKLLILLLVALATTCSANASTAPEHTAHGMVVSVRDLASQSGVEIMQAGGNAIDAAVATGFALAVVHPPAGNIGGGGFMLIRMADGTTHFVDYREKAPAAATRDMYLDAQGNVIAGASEYGYKAIGVPGSVAGMVYAEQKYGRLTLRRVMAPAIRLARDGYVLTWGEAADFHDSHLAEFLESHRVFQRNGDYYKPGETFRQPDLARTLERIAAKPEDFYHGALAQELAAAMKKGGALITADDLAHYEVKEREPVRGTYRGYEVISAPPPSSGGTVLLESLNILEGFDLGKMGDRSAESIHYTIEAFRRAFFDRAEFMGDPDFAKIPVAQLIDKRYGAAWQQTIDPAHATPSQDLKRPAVFSELEQYAAAHPPAMPPHESNHTTHYSVMDADGNAVAVTTTINDWFGSRVTADGLGFLLNDEMDDFSSKPGVPNADGLLQSENNAIGPGKRPLSSMTPTIVVRDGKIMMVLGSPGSSKIITTVANVLMGVIDYGMNIQEAVNAPRFHNQWMPDVVNVEQWFSPDTVSLLRLMGYKIEVGLHYGEHVQPYWSDAECIAVDGKTGERLGATDGRGSGKALGY, encoded by the coding sequence ATGCGATCTTGGCACAAATTATTGATTTTGCTGCTCGTGGCGCTGGCCACTACCTGCTCGGCCAACGCTTCCACAGCGCCCGAGCACACTGCGCACGGGATGGTGGTGAGTGTGCGCGATCTGGCGTCTCAGTCCGGCGTGGAAATCATGCAGGCTGGCGGCAACGCCATTGACGCCGCCGTCGCCACCGGTTTCGCGCTGGCCGTGGTGCATCCTCCGGCAGGCAATATCGGGGGCGGCGGCTTCATGCTGATTCGCATGGCCGATGGCACTACACACTTCGTCGACTACCGCGAGAAGGCTCCCGCGGCCGCGACCCGCGATATGTATCTCGACGCGCAGGGCAACGTCATCGCGGGCGCGAGCGAGTATGGCTACAAGGCGATTGGCGTGCCGGGATCGGTGGCGGGCATGGTGTACGCCGAGCAGAAATACGGCAGGCTGACGCTTCGTCGAGTAATGGCTCCGGCGATTCGGTTGGCCCGCGACGGATATGTCCTGACTTGGGGTGAAGCCGCCGATTTTCATGACAGTCACCTGGCCGAGTTCCTGGAATCGCATCGCGTGTTCCAGCGCAACGGCGACTACTACAAGCCGGGAGAAACTTTCCGCCAGCCCGATCTGGCACGGACGCTCGAACGCATTGCCGCGAAACCGGAAGATTTTTATCACGGTGCTCTGGCACAAGAACTGGCTGCGGCGATGAAGAAAGGGGGCGCCCTGATTACCGCCGACGATCTGGCGCACTACGAAGTTAAAGAGCGCGAACCGGTGCGGGGAACTTATCGGGGATATGAAGTCATCAGTGCGCCGCCTCCGTCTTCCGGTGGAACCGTGCTGCTGGAATCTCTCAATATTCTCGAAGGCTTCGATCTGGGCAAGATGGGCGACCGCTCGGCTGAGTCCATCCACTACACTATCGAAGCCTTCCGGCGTGCATTTTTCGATCGCGCCGAATTCATGGGCGATCCGGACTTTGCCAAGATTCCGGTGGCGCAGCTCATTGACAAGAGATACGGAGCCGCCTGGCAGCAGACGATTGATCCCGCACACGCCACGCCCAGCCAAGACTTGAAGCGGCCGGCTGTGTTCAGCGAGTTGGAACAATATGCGGCTGCGCATCCTCCGGCAATGCCGCCGCACGAGTCCAATCACACGACGCACTACTCGGTGATGGATGCGGACGGGAATGCGGTCGCCGTGACCACTACCATCAACGACTGGTTTGGATCGCGGGTCACGGCGGACGGGCTGGGCTTTCTGCTGAATGATGAGATGGACGATTTCTCCTCGAAACCTGGAGTCCCCAATGCCGATGGCTTGTTGCAGAGCGAAAACAACGCCATTGGGCCAGGGAAGCGTCCGCTGTCGTCGATGACTCCGACGATTGTAGTGCGCGACGGCAAGATCATGATGGTGCTGGGTTCGCCGGGCAGCTCCAAGATCATCACTACCGTGGCTAATGTTCTAATGGGCGTGATCGACTACGGCATGAACATTCAGGAAGCGGTGAACGCGCCGCGCTTTCACAACCAATGGATGCCCGACGTGGTCAATGTGGAACAATGGTTTTCGCCAGATACCGTCAGCCTGCTGCGCCTTATGGGATACAAGATTGAGGTCGGCCTGCACTATGGAGAACATGTGCAGCCCTATTGGAGCGACGCGGAGTGCATTGCCGTGGATGGCAAAACCGGCGAGCGCCTTGGGGCCACCGACGGCCGGGGCAGCGGCAAGGCGTTAGGATACTGA
- a CDS encoding STAS domain-containing protein, with translation MPQDPLSIEDVSGMPEGQRLLRLSGPVLLSNFFEFQALVRASSAPTLILDLTQVPYIDSAGIGALVGAYVTHQKHGRRLALVGVTKRVRDTMQVTHVEQFFPFYDTVEAAQAETAKA, from the coding sequence ATGCCACAGGACCCCTTGTCGATCGAGGATGTCAGCGGAATGCCCGAAGGCCAGCGACTTCTGCGCCTGAGCGGACCCGTCCTCCTCTCCAATTTCTTTGAGTTCCAGGCCCTGGTACGCGCCAGTTCCGCGCCCACGCTCATACTCGATCTTACGCAGGTGCCCTACATTGATTCTGCGGGAATCGGTGCTTTAGTCGGAGCCTATGTGACTCACCAAAAGCACGGCCGGCGATTGGCGCTGGTGGGCGTGACCAAACGTGTGCGAGACACCATGCAAGTGACCCACGTTGAGCAGTTCTTCCCGTTTTACGACACCGTCGAAGCCGCCCAGGCCGAGACAGCCAAGGCGTAA
- the asnS gene encoding asparagine--tRNA ligase, with product MSSSPVTTIAEIGKHEGESVTIRGWLYNLRESGKLLFPQFRDGSGIIQGVVPKNAVPLEVFDAIKTLTQESSVIVEGKVRADKRAHGGYELDVANVQVVQRVPESTPYPITPKEHGTDFLMEHRHLWVRSQRQAAILRVRAEIIKAARDFFDERGFTLTDPPIITPAACEGTSTLFPVDYFDEEAFLTQSGQLYVEATAMALGKVYSFGPTFRAEKSKTRRHLTEFWMVEPEVAYAQLDDVMELAEGLITFIVKRCLEKRRMDLQTIGRDLAKLEKIEAPFPRISYDDAVKNLQEGHAKGALESKFEWGGDLGSPDETYLSAQFDKPVMVHRYPAKVKAFYMEPDPQRPDLALCVDVLAPEGYGEIIGGSQRMASYELLLQRIHEHNLPEEAFKWYLDLRKFGSVPHGGFGMGIERAVAWICGLEHVRETIPFPRMLYRLYP from the coding sequence ATGTCTTCTTCACCTGTCACCACCATCGCAGAAATCGGCAAACACGAGGGCGAGTCGGTTACCATTCGCGGCTGGCTCTACAATCTGCGCGAGAGCGGGAAGTTGTTGTTCCCGCAGTTTCGCGACGGCTCGGGAATTATTCAAGGGGTCGTCCCGAAAAATGCCGTCCCGCTGGAAGTGTTTGACGCCATTAAGACGCTGACGCAGGAATCGAGCGTGATCGTCGAAGGGAAAGTTCGCGCCGACAAACGCGCCCACGGCGGCTACGAACTCGATGTGGCGAACGTGCAGGTGGTGCAGCGCGTGCCGGAGTCCACGCCGTATCCGATCACTCCCAAAGAACATGGCACCGACTTCCTGATGGAGCATCGGCATCTGTGGGTGCGGTCGCAGCGGCAGGCGGCGATTCTCCGCGTGCGCGCCGAAATCATTAAAGCGGCGCGCGACTTCTTCGATGAACGCGGATTTACATTGACCGATCCTCCCATTATTACTCCGGCGGCATGCGAGGGCACGAGCACTCTGTTTCCCGTCGATTATTTCGACGAAGAGGCATTCCTCACACAGTCGGGCCAACTGTATGTCGAAGCCACAGCGATGGCGCTCGGCAAGGTATATTCGTTCGGCCCCACGTTTCGCGCGGAGAAGTCGAAGACGCGGCGGCATCTCACTGAGTTTTGGATGGTCGAGCCTGAAGTGGCCTACGCTCAACTCGATGATGTGATGGAACTCGCGGAAGGTCTCATCACTTTCATTGTGAAACGTTGTCTAGAAAAGCGTCGCATGGATTTGCAAACCATTGGCCGCGATCTTGCGAAACTCGAGAAAATCGAGGCCCCCTTTCCGCGCATCAGCTACGACGATGCAGTAAAGAATTTGCAGGAAGGCCACGCCAAAGGCGCGCTGGAGTCGAAATTCGAGTGGGGCGGCGACCTCGGATCGCCCGACGAAACATACTTGTCGGCGCAGTTCGATAAGCCGGTCATGGTGCATCGCTATCCTGCGAAGGTGAAGGCGTTTTACATGGAGCCCGATCCTCAACGACCGGACCTGGCCCTGTGCGTCGATGTGCTCGCACCCGAGGGCTACGGAGAAATCATTGGCGGATCGCAGCGCATGGCGTCATACGAATTGCTGCTGCAACGCATCCACGAACACAATTTGCCGGAAGAAGCTTTCAAGTGGTATCTCGATCTGCGTAAGTTTGGCAGCGTGCCGCACGGCGGCTTCGGCATGGGCATTGAACGGGCCGTTGCCTGGATCTGTGGGCTGGAGCACGTGCGCGAGACCATTCCGTTTCCGAGAATGCTGTACAGGCTTTATCCGTAA